From one Candidatus Nitrospira nitrosa genomic stretch:
- a CDS encoding class I SAM-dependent methyltransferase produces MANDSLQRLLREHLAWWGLRRFTSDRDYFAWQQQQFSPDDLKQLALCAQRKREGDHHDETAFYDLAAQPKIFPVLYSQRYDYYEAIAPRMAVQCSDAKRILDFGCGPGILTSFCARLFPEKSFLGIDRSSASIAVAQKQADRLGLHNLRFDCMDGNIQPLSGGYDLVVATHVLVQAEQDPGLPSRSWRTFEREHDLALQRSFEQRIGLGPRLDNLLDVLSSNGRVIVCEKTRQLARRVPFQRALAARGLQLLEPPILVRYQSVEEPVEDGPFYVLQRGSQQTVDWDESPEPDDGRPFSPEAIATFPDAENPLYENHWPSAQAAWEQLIDRDVLADTTRQGSDGRQVHVEWGRGSGVHYLYCANTFDQRQLVIVEQARAGMLDVYYQEIIQGLG; encoded by the coding sequence ATGGCCAATGATTCACTGCAACGATTGCTCCGTGAGCATCTGGCCTGGTGGGGACTCCGACGGTTCACGTCCGACCGGGACTACTTTGCCTGGCAACAGCAACAATTCTCTCCTGATGATCTCAAACAGCTGGCGTTATGCGCTCAACGAAAACGCGAAGGCGATCATCACGATGAGACGGCGTTCTATGATCTCGCGGCCCAGCCGAAGATTTTTCCGGTGCTGTACAGCCAGCGGTATGACTATTACGAGGCGATTGCTCCACGGATGGCTGTGCAGTGTAGTGACGCAAAACGTATCCTCGATTTTGGTTGTGGGCCTGGCATTCTGACCTCTTTTTGTGCACGCCTATTTCCGGAGAAGAGTTTTCTAGGAATCGACCGGTCATCCGCGTCTATTGCAGTCGCCCAGAAACAGGCTGACCGGCTGGGCTTGCACAATCTTCGCTTCGACTGTATGGATGGAAACATCCAGCCGCTTTCCGGTGGTTACGACCTCGTGGTGGCTACGCATGTGCTGGTTCAGGCTGAGCAGGATCCCGGTCTTCCAAGTCGAAGTTGGCGAACCTTTGAACGCGAGCATGATCTCGCGCTCCAGAGGTCATTTGAACAGCGCATTGGGCTTGGCCCTCGGCTGGACAACCTTCTGGACGTTCTGTCTTCCAATGGCCGTGTGATTGTGTGTGAGAAGACCAGGCAACTGGCCAGACGAGTTCCCTTTCAGCGAGCCTTGGCGGCGAGAGGATTACAGCTTCTCGAACCTCCAATTCTAGTCCGATACCAATCAGTCGAAGAACCGGTTGAGGATGGACCGTTCTATGTGTTGCAGCGGGGGAGTCAGCAGACCGTTGACTGGGATGAATCACCAGAACCGGATGATGGTCGTCCATTTTCTCCTGAAGCAATTGCGACCTTTCCCGATGCCGAGAATCCCCTCTACGAAAATCATTGGCCTTCGGCTCAAGCCGCATGGGAACAACTCATTGATCGTGATGTGCTTGCAGACACCACACGTCAGGGGTCGGATGGTCGACAGGTGCATGTCGAGTGGGGAAGGGGCTCAGGGGTGCACTATCTGTACTGTGCCAACACCTTCGATCAGCGCCAGTTGGTCATCGTGGAGCAGGCTCGCGCTGGGATGTTGGACGTCTATTATCAAGAAATTATACAAGGGCTTGGGTAA
- the gnd gene encoding phosphogluconate dehydrogenase (NAD(+)-dependent, decarboxylating) — protein MELGFIGLGKMGMNMVTRLRRDQHRIVVYDRSNDLIKQAEGLGCIGSSSLADLVGKLSAPKAVWVMVPSGAPTEETIKAVAALLQPGDTIVDGGNTRFHDDVRRAAELKTKGIHYVDAGTSGGIWGLTVGYCLMVGGEEAVVQQLAPVFKTLAPENGWAHVGAVGAGHYVKMVHNGIEYSMMQGYAEGFELMSKSEYKLNLARIADLWMQGSVVRSWLLELAAGALKQDPKLDQLKGYVQDSGEGRWMIADAIEKDVPVPTLTTALFTRFRSRQEQSFAEKMLAALRNAFGGHAVRKS, from the coding sequence ATGGAACTGGGATTTATCGGATTAGGCAAGATGGGCATGAACATGGTCACGCGGCTTCGACGCGACCAACATCGGATAGTAGTTTATGATCGCTCAAACGACCTGATCAAGCAGGCCGAAGGCCTGGGCTGCATCGGATCCTCATCCCTTGCCGATCTCGTCGGTAAGCTGAGCGCGCCCAAAGCCGTCTGGGTTATGGTTCCCTCCGGAGCCCCGACCGAAGAAACCATCAAAGCCGTTGCCGCATTGTTACAGCCTGGCGACACCATCGTGGATGGGGGAAACACGCGATTCCACGACGACGTGCGGCGCGCCGCAGAGCTGAAGACCAAAGGGATTCACTACGTGGACGCTGGAACCAGCGGAGGCATTTGGGGACTTACGGTGGGGTACTGCCTCATGGTGGGCGGCGAAGAAGCCGTTGTCCAACAACTCGCCCCGGTGTTCAAAACCTTGGCCCCTGAGAATGGATGGGCGCATGTCGGCGCAGTCGGCGCCGGACATTACGTGAAGATGGTCCACAATGGGATCGAATACAGCATGATGCAGGGCTATGCCGAAGGATTCGAGTTGATGTCGAAGAGTGAGTACAAGCTGAACCTAGCCCGTATCGCGGATCTGTGGATGCAGGGCAGCGTTGTCCGATCATGGCTCTTGGAGTTGGCAGCCGGCGCGCTCAAACAGGATCCGAAACTAGATCAGCTGAAGGGATACGTCCAGGATTCCGGAGAAGGCCGCTGGATGATCGCCGACGCCATCGAAAAAGACGTTCCGGTCCCTACCCTCACCACAGCGCTTTTCACACGATTTCGATCACGGCAGGAGCAGTCGTTTGCCGAAAAAATGCTGGCGGCCTTGCGCAATGCCTTCGGCGGTCACGCCGTCCGCAAATCATAA
- a CDS encoding NTP/NDP exchange transporter — MDDPRHARLQRWADFLGAKQEELVPLAWAFAYFFCLLCGYSILRPVRDEMAIEGGLKHLPWMMTATFLTMLAATPLFGWLSARCSRYRLLLTVYGFIIANLLAYYLLMTSHVYPEWVARSFFVWLSVINLLIVSVFWSFMADLFTTEQGTRLFGVIAAGGSSGALVGPLITTGLTFVFPVPVLMLASAGFLSLCLGCIYRLERWGRERSEHHQPRPGDPLHGSFLAGIRLTLSSPYLMKICGYLACLTMTATFLYLEQTRLVSEYLDQPEARTRLFSSLDFTTGLLTWLTQVFLTQRVIRRFGLVAPLLFLPVISVMGFLGIALWPTLALYVVFSVLRRVGEYALSKPAREVLFTVVSREEKYKAKNFIDTAISRGGDASTGWLVTGVKALGATTAQIAWAMVPLMFLWAWLATVLARQESQRSSSPS; from the coding sequence ATGGATGATCCACGTCATGCTCGACTTCAGCGATGGGCCGACTTCCTAGGAGCAAAACAGGAAGAGTTGGTGCCCTTGGCCTGGGCGTTCGCCTATTTCTTCTGCCTCCTGTGCGGGTATTCCATCCTCCGTCCCGTACGTGACGAAATGGCCATCGAAGGGGGACTCAAGCATCTCCCGTGGATGATGACGGCGACGTTTCTCACGATGCTCGCGGCTACGCCGCTCTTCGGGTGGCTCTCTGCGCGATGCTCACGCTATCGACTGTTGCTGACGGTGTACGGGTTCATTATTGCGAATCTGCTGGCCTACTATCTGTTGATGACAAGTCATGTGTATCCCGAGTGGGTGGCCCGCAGCTTTTTTGTGTGGCTCTCAGTAATCAATCTATTGATCGTGTCGGTGTTCTGGAGCTTCATGGCCGATCTCTTCACAACCGAGCAGGGGACAAGACTGTTCGGAGTAATTGCGGCAGGGGGGAGTAGCGGAGCGTTGGTCGGCCCGTTGATCACAACCGGACTGACGTTTGTTTTTCCGGTGCCGGTGCTCATGCTGGCCTCGGCGGGATTTCTGTCCCTCTGTCTGGGATGTATCTATCGACTCGAACGATGGGGACGTGAACGGTCCGAACATCACCAGCCACGACCAGGTGATCCGCTTCACGGCAGCTTCCTCGCCGGCATTCGTCTAACTCTCTCCTCGCCCTACTTGATGAAGATCTGCGGATACCTGGCTTGTCTGACCATGACCGCCACATTTCTCTATCTTGAGCAGACTCGCCTGGTATCGGAATATCTCGATCAGCCCGAAGCCCGCACGCGACTCTTTTCCAGTCTGGACTTTACGACTGGTCTGTTGACGTGGTTGACCCAGGTGTTTCTCACGCAACGAGTCATTCGGCGATTCGGTCTGGTCGCTCCATTATTGTTTTTGCCCGTGATCAGTGTGATGGGATTTTTGGGCATCGCCTTATGGCCGACTCTTGCACTCTACGTGGTCTTTTCCGTGTTACGGCGGGTGGGGGAGTATGCGCTCTCGAAGCCGGCACGTGAAGTGCTCTTTACTGTCGTCAGTCGTGAAGAGAAATATAAGGCCAAGAATTTCATCGACACGGCCATCTCGCGTGGTGGCGATGCCTCAACCGGATGGCTGGTCACGGGTGTAAAAGCCCTTGGTGCCACGACGGCTCAGATCGCATGGGCCATGGTGCCGTTGATGTTCCTCTGGGCTTGGTTGGCGACGGTGCTGGCTCGGCAAGAGAGCCAGCGGTCGTCATCACCTTCGTAG
- a CDS encoding helix-turn-helix domain-containing protein, whose amino-acid sequence MLTMPSIGEVIAKKRKSLGWSQPILAKKARVARSTLEALENARLGKLGYSKITNILTALGLELTLQDSRTRRLRLDDLMNEAPDDQGLDRRR is encoded by the coding sequence ATGCTAACCATGCCTTCTATAGGGGAAGTGATCGCGAAAAAGCGCAAGTCGCTGGGCTGGAGTCAGCCCATCCTGGCGAAGAAGGCCCGAGTGGCACGCTCCACGCTCGAGGCGTTGGAGAATGCGCGACTGGGCAAGCTCGGCTATTCGAAGATCACCAACATTCTGACGGCGCTGGGGCTGGAACTTACCCTGCAGGACTCCCGTACGCGCCGCCTCAGGCTCGACGATCTGATGAACGAGGCGCCTGATGATCAAGGTCTGGACCGACGCCGCTGA
- a CDS encoding nucleotidyltransferase domain-containing protein, with product MESITASTTPTREELNAELLDVPEPPEQPESPPPPGFEDGIEVAVRHVKGRRGGDLVGILLVGSGARRTLTAHSDIDLLALVKGEAEGHEILRVGERLADIRYHGHRSVEEDLAYSLRLPSLLRKSRILYDHDGVCAKLLDKVHQRFRQGPPSASINEQIRLKAECYHLLGKAQDLVDKPGTAYYLLTLFYEDCISAFFRLRGFWLVAPVDVHRFMFSREPTLADLAGQFLTSATLADRLNFGRQFADLLFKDVPNPARID from the coding sequence ATGGAATCCATCACGGCGTCCACCACTCCTACTCGTGAAGAACTGAATGCCGAGTTGCTCGACGTGCCGGAGCCGCCGGAACAACCGGAGAGTCCTCCGCCTCCAGGATTTGAAGACGGCATTGAAGTAGCCGTCCGGCACGTGAAGGGCCGTAGAGGAGGTGACTTAGTCGGCATCCTCCTGGTCGGATCCGGGGCACGACGTACACTCACCGCCCATAGCGATATCGATCTGCTTGCTCTCGTCAAGGGTGAAGCGGAGGGTCATGAAATTCTCCGAGTCGGCGAGCGACTCGCTGATATCCGCTATCATGGCCACCGCTCGGTTGAAGAAGACCTTGCCTACTCCCTGCGACTCCCTTCCCTCTTGCGAAAAAGTCGGATCCTCTACGATCACGACGGTGTCTGCGCCAAGCTCCTCGACAAAGTCCATCAGCGCTTCCGACAGGGCCCGCCGTCTGCGTCCATCAATGAGCAGATTCGTCTCAAAGCGGAATGCTATCATCTCTTAGGCAAGGCGCAGGACCTCGTAGACAAACCGGGCACCGCCTACTACCTATTGACACTGTTTTACGAAGATTGCATTTCCGCCTTCTTTCGGCTGAGAGGGTTTTGGCTGGTCGCACCGGTGGATGTCCATCGGTTCATGTTTTCCCGCGAGCCCACCCTCGCCGACCTAGCCGGACAGTTCCTGACCTCCGCGACTCTCGCCGACCGGCTCAACTTCGGCCGGCAATTTGCCGATCTCCTCTTTAAGGATGTCCCGAATCCGGCTCGTATCGATTGA
- a CDS encoding tail fiber domain-containing protein, which translates to MSPALNDGQNDNAADKTYYLDGVLGIGTQEPQAQLHLSAGDAWGDLRIFSPKDPEADFAYNGGSDSVFSFSNYGADSGTTTFRHGSRDLLVIKNDGNIGIGTASPNHKFHVVAADAVGLFESTGEQAYLRLSTNEGLDSRVEITNRPGGRLSLWTVGGGDALNITKTGNVGIGTTIPKAKLHVTADIIAGSDVNGQKFIFHSRTNGGGDFLHITGDDANGNWLWDRGLVFVRGTGNIGIGTANLTSRLHVAGNGGVLSLEGRDHAYIQWYPDGINAGRKAWMGFGDVNEERFVIANDFPNRGVLFTGNIGTRGLDPHGGGHYPSNWDGGIHTWDVVCEATVGYSGLRQWSSIREKENVDYIGKVLDRIEALNPARFDRKPGYHNQSKGNLGFIAEEVKEIFPELVDADEQSDFFATSVRTDGMLALAIAGIKELSQQLRSLQSTLCIDKPEHNTLSRYTSWEDHTTPVQILRESTCLSRDGANEQYVLVRFHGAVDGISQVQCTRAYQIPNGVTKDLLLQEKYNDWCREVQLKRI; encoded by the coding sequence ATGAGTCCGGCTCTCAATGACGGACAGAATGACAATGCGGCGGACAAAACCTATTACCTGGATGGAGTTCTTGGGATTGGGACGCAGGAACCGCAAGCCCAACTTCATCTCTCAGCAGGGGACGCTTGGGGAGATCTGAGGATTTTTTCACCCAAAGACCCTGAAGCGGATTTCGCTTACAACGGCGGCAGTGATAGTGTGTTCTCGTTCAGCAACTATGGCGCTGACTCAGGAACCACCACTTTTCGCCATGGCAGTCGAGATCTGCTTGTCATCAAAAACGACGGCAATATCGGGATCGGAACGGCCAGCCCAAATCATAAGTTCCATGTGGTTGCAGCGGACGCCGTTGGTTTGTTTGAGTCCACAGGGGAGCAAGCCTATCTTCGGCTCAGTACGAATGAAGGCTTGGACAGTCGAGTTGAGATAACCAATCGCCCAGGGGGACGATTGAGTCTATGGACAGTTGGTGGGGGTGATGCGCTCAACATTACCAAAACAGGCAACGTCGGCATCGGGACGACAATCCCTAAAGCAAAATTGCACGTGACTGCGGATATCATCGCTGGCAGTGATGTGAATGGGCAGAAATTTATCTTTCACAGCAGAACCAATGGAGGGGGCGATTTCCTTCATATCACCGGAGATGATGCCAATGGCAACTGGCTATGGGATCGGGGGCTGGTTTTCGTACGGGGGACCGGCAACATCGGCATCGGAACGGCCAATTTGACCTCTCGGCTTCATGTTGCAGGAAACGGAGGAGTGTTGAGTCTCGAAGGGAGGGATCACGCATACATTCAGTGGTATCCGGATGGGATTAACGCCGGACGGAAAGCATGGATGGGATTTGGGGATGTAAACGAAGAGCGTTTTGTCATTGCTAACGATTTTCCAAACCGCGGGGTCTTATTCACTGGCAATATTGGCACCCGTGGACTTGACCCTCATGGTGGCGGGCATTACCCGAGTAACTGGGATGGAGGCATCCACACATGGGATGTTGTGTGTGAGGCAACCGTCGGGTATTCGGGACTGCGCCAATGGTCGTCCATTAGAGAGAAGGAAAATGTCGATTACATTGGCAAGGTACTAGACAGGATTGAAGCACTCAACCCTGCCCGTTTTGATCGTAAACCGGGGTATCACAATCAGAGCAAGGGCAATCTCGGATTTATCGCCGAGGAAGTCAAGGAGATCTTCCCTGAGTTGGTGGATGCTGACGAGCAAAGTGATTTCTTTGCGACTTCAGTTCGAACTGATGGGATGCTGGCACTGGCAATTGCCGGTATCAAGGAGCTGTCTCAACAACTTAGATCTCTGCAATCCACCCTGTGCATCGATAAGCCGGAACACAACACCCTCTCGCGGTATACATCGTGGGAAGACCATACCACACCGGTACAGATTCTCCGTGAGAGCACCTGCCTTTCCAGGGACGGCGCCAACGAACAGTACGTCCTGGTTCGGTTCCATGGTGCAGTCGATGGAATCAGCCAGGTTCAATGTACACGCGCCTATCAGATCCCGAACGGGGTGACGAAAGATCTACTCTTGCAGGAAAAATATAACGACTGGTGCAGGGAAGTCCAATTGAAGCGAATATAG
- a CDS encoding PDDEXK family nuclease, protein MISPARLAWHSIENNGIRLLQPVKFEQIHLKERGDLQRLFRDQTDIVVEDGMVLAEEFGSWEDSSRRIDLLVLDKDANLVVVELKLTDSGGHMELQALRYAAMVSTMTFA, encoded by the coding sequence GTGATCAGTCCTGCGAGGTTGGCATGGCACTCCATTGAAAACAACGGCATTCGTTTGCTGCAACCAGTAAAGTTCGAACAGATACACCTCAAAGAACGGGGTGATCTTCAGCGTCTCTTTCGCGACCAAACTGACATTGTTGTTGAAGATGGAATGGTGCTTGCTGAGGAGTTTGGCTCATGGGAAGATTCGTCCCGACGAATCGATTTGCTGGTTCTCGACAAGGATGCCAACCTTGTGGTTGTGGAACTCAAGCTGACCGATAGTGGCGGGCACATGGAGCTACAGGCCCTCCGTTACGCCGCAATGGTATCGACCATGACGTTCGCTTAA
- a CDS encoding glutamate-5-semialdehyde dehydrogenase, with product MAIDVPAKLYIEKLLKDSRSIASAMGLLPGSVKTRALHAMAERVASDHGTILTANAKDVEAVGKSFGEGTAKERMKAAVAHVRVTAEQLHELVEQLHQIAELPDPVGLMVSRQERPDGLLVSRVKVPIGVLAVLSERSPLVSMESIALGFKSGNFCILRGAPEWRYTYQAIDAGLREAAVKSGVPAGAWVLIDRPDKDVAIELMRSAKAVDALIVRGGAGLRKAVAEQAKVPVLCDDGGVTHLYIDGDSDIPMAQNLVINSKVQQPGASNSLDTLLVQQVIGRQFLPPVINRLLDEFKVEVHACPKTVALMGQMAMTGHTAIVPATEADWRTQFAGRTLAIKMVEGLDEALAHIAAHRPCLTAVIATNRYESAMRFTREVDAGAVLVNASTRLHAGEAFGMGRDMGLSVGKLHAKGPIGLEQLTCEKYVAFGSGQLRLPHPVPETYFDAIMLKRP from the coding sequence ATGGCGATTGACGTTCCTGCCAAATTATACATCGAGAAGCTCCTGAAAGACTCACGGAGTATCGCAAGCGCCATGGGGCTCCTCCCAGGCTCGGTCAAGACGAGGGCCCTTCACGCCATGGCTGAGCGCGTGGCCTCCGACCACGGCACAATTCTAACGGCGAATGCGAAGGATGTCGAGGCGGTGGGAAAGTCTTTTGGGGAGGGGACCGCAAAGGAGCGGATGAAGGCTGCCGTGGCCCATGTGCGGGTGACGGCTGAGCAGCTCCACGAGCTGGTTGAACAACTTCATCAGATTGCCGAGCTGCCGGATCCGGTGGGGCTGATGGTGTCACGGCAGGAGCGTCCGGATGGCTTGCTCGTCTCGCGGGTTAAGGTGCCGATCGGCGTGCTTGCCGTGCTTTCAGAGCGCAGTCCGCTCGTCAGTATGGAGTCGATTGCCCTGGGGTTCAAGTCTGGGAACTTCTGTATTCTTCGTGGGGCTCCAGAATGGCGGTACACGTACCAGGCGATTGACGCGGGATTGCGTGAGGCGGCCGTGAAGAGCGGAGTGCCGGCTGGGGCGTGGGTTCTGATTGATCGGCCGGACAAGGATGTCGCGATTGAGCTGATGCGATCGGCAAAAGCGGTGGATGCTCTCATCGTGAGAGGCGGCGCCGGGTTACGAAAGGCTGTCGCGGAGCAGGCGAAGGTGCCGGTGTTGTGCGATGACGGTGGGGTGACGCACCTGTATATCGATGGCGACAGCGACATTCCAATGGCGCAAAACCTCGTGATTAACTCGAAGGTCCAACAGCCGGGAGCCTCCAATTCCCTGGATACGTTGCTGGTGCAACAGGTGATTGGACGACAGTTCCTGCCGCCGGTGATTAATCGATTACTTGATGAATTTAAGGTAGAAGTGCATGCCTGCCCGAAGACTGTTGCCCTCATGGGGCAGATGGCCATGACGGGCCATACGGCGATCGTTCCCGCAACGGAGGCGGATTGGCGCACCCAGTTTGCCGGACGGACGTTAGCCATTAAGATGGTGGAAGGTTTGGACGAGGCCCTGGCTCACATTGCCGCCCATCGCCCCTGCCTGACAGCGGTGATCGCCACCAACCGCTATGAGTCGGCGATGCGATTCACCAGAGAGGTCGATGCCGGCGCCGTGCTGGTGAATGCGTCAACCAGGCTCCATGCCGGGGAGGCTTTTGGGATGGGACGCGATATGGGGTTGAGTGTTGGGAAGCTGCATGCGAAGGGCCCGATTGGTCTGGAGCAGCTGACGTGTGAGAAGTATGTCGCATTCGGATCCGGTCAGCTGCGGTTACCCCATCCGGTGCCGGAGACATATTTCGACGCCATCATGTTGAAACGGCCGTAG
- a CDS encoding caspase family protein, which produces MTKRAVIVGVNDYSVQNNGWHSLRFCVSDASSFYYLLQDAFLFDPQDMFYLVDANATSSRIRRTLRYVLAISQPGDVVCFYYSGHGGRTPHPSNPSQMYETIIPYSGQFISDHEIFAAADSLQPSFVNFTIVLDSCHSGGMHNESEHARRRRSPIFSPELISQLAQCTTLFPCGICLPPQRRPVLANNITRVSARNSGVAVEEDTSRRLVKESKSTLIAASTAAETAQEHEAVGHGLLTKAFLDLVNASNFQIDHRSLVDELTTRVRTSMDKYFPGETQSPQLRGQENRMEESFLQGWRDSR; this is translated from the coding sequence ATGACTAAGCGAGCCGTTATTGTGGGCGTCAATGACTATTCAGTACAAAACAATGGCTGGCATTCATTGCGATTCTGCGTGTCGGATGCCTCGTCTTTTTACTACCTCCTTCAGGATGCATTTTTGTTTGACCCGCAAGATATGTTCTATCTCGTAGATGCCAATGCCACGTCAAGCCGTATCCGTCGAACACTACGCTATGTGCTTGCCATATCTCAGCCCGGCGACGTGGTGTGCTTCTATTATTCAGGCCATGGGGGACGTACCCCTCATCCCTCCAACCCTTCGCAGATGTACGAAACCATTATCCCCTATTCAGGCCAATTCATCAGCGACCACGAAATCTTTGCAGCCGCCGATTCTTTACAACCATCATTCGTCAATTTCACCATTGTCCTCGATTCCTGTCACTCCGGCGGCATGCACAATGAAAGTGAGCACGCACGGCGCAGACGGTCGCCCATCTTTTCCCCTGAACTGATCAGTCAACTTGCGCAATGCACCACGCTCTTTCCATGCGGTATCTGTCTCCCACCACAGAGACGCCCAGTTTTGGCCAACAATATCACCCGTGTTTCCGCCAGAAATTCTGGCGTCGCCGTCGAGGAAGACACAAGTCGCCGTCTCGTTAAAGAATCGAAATCCACACTCATCGCCGCCTCAACAGCCGCAGAGACGGCACAAGAGCATGAAGCAGTCGGCCACGGCCTACTCACGAAGGCGTTTCTCGACCTCGTCAACGCAAGCAATTTCCAGATCGATCATCGCAGTTTGGTCGACGAACTGACGACTCGCGTGCGCACGTCGATGGACAAGTACTTTCCGGGCGAGACTCAGTCTCCACAACTGCGGGGCCAGGAAAACCGCATGGAGGAGAGTTTTCTCCAAGGATGGCGCGACAGCCGATGA
- a CDS encoding threonine aldolase family protein produces the protein MIDLRSDTVTKPTDEMRKAMARADVGDDVYGEDPTVNRLQDMAGAMLGKRFCLFVPSGTMANQLAIRVQTQPGQEVIVESTSHIVRYEQGAAGALAGVQLHWVPGERGIITAEQVEAAIRPTDPHSITTALICLENTHNAGGGTIYPLSTIEKIRTIAVRHGIPMHLDGARLFNAVAATTLPPTAYAQHFETVSLCLSKGLGAPVGSLLLSNDPKLIERARRFRRMYGGAMRQAGVLAAAGIYALERHVARLKTDHEHAKKLARLLQQIPAIQIAPQHVETNIVIFDILDEGRSPNELVTALKEQGVLINSVGGKSYRAVTHLDIAEPQIEEAVVAFTRVLPR, from the coding sequence ATGATTGATCTTCGTAGTGATACCGTCACCAAACCGACCGATGAGATGCGCAAGGCGATGGCCCGCGCGGACGTGGGCGATGACGTCTATGGCGAAGACCCGACCGTCAATCGACTGCAAGACATGGCCGGAGCGATGCTGGGCAAGCGGTTCTGTCTCTTCGTTCCTTCCGGCACGATGGCCAATCAACTGGCGATTCGCGTTCAGACCCAACCAGGACAAGAAGTCATCGTCGAAAGCACAAGCCATATCGTCCGATACGAGCAGGGTGCAGCCGGTGCCCTGGCCGGCGTGCAGCTGCACTGGGTGCCGGGAGAACGCGGCATCATCACGGCTGAGCAGGTGGAAGCCGCGATCCGACCGACTGATCCGCACAGCATCACAACCGCGCTGATCTGTCTGGAGAATACACACAATGCCGGCGGCGGCACCATCTACCCCCTTTCAACGATCGAAAAAATTCGCACGATTGCGGTGCGGCACGGCATCCCGATGCACCTGGACGGCGCCAGACTCTTCAATGCCGTGGCCGCCACGACGCTTCCGCCGACCGCGTATGCTCAGCACTTTGAAACCGTCTCGCTCTGCCTCTCGAAGGGACTCGGCGCGCCCGTCGGATCGCTGCTCCTCTCCAACGATCCCAAGCTCATCGAGCGAGCCCGTCGCTTTCGTCGCATGTACGGAGGCGCCATGCGTCAGGCCGGTGTGTTGGCCGCCGCCGGCATCTATGCGTTGGAACGACATGTGGCTCGTCTCAAGACCGACCACGAACATGCGAAAAAGCTGGCCCGCTTGCTTCAACAAATTCCAGCGATCCAGATTGCCCCACAGCATGTGGAAACGAATATCGTGATCTTCGACATCCTCGACGAGGGACGCTCACCGAACGAACTGGTTACCGCACTCAAAGAGCAGGGGGTGCTCATCAACTCGGTCGGCGGCAAGAGCTATCGCGCCGTCACACACCTGGATATTGCAGAGCCTCAGATTGAAGAAGCCGTCGTAGCCTTCACGCGGGTGCTCCCTCGATGA